DNA from Sulfurimonas xiamenensis:
AGCTCTTACTGGAATACAGCACTTCTTTATCTGGACGCATGACAGTATCGGTGTTGGTGAAGATGGACCGACACATCAGCCGATTGAGCACTTAAGCCAGTTTCGTGCACTGCCAAACTTCTATGTTTGGAGACCTGCAGACGGCGCTGAGAATGTTGAAGCTTGGAAAGTAGCATTAGAGATGAAAAAATCTCCGTCTGCTTTTGTCTGCTCCCGTCAAAATCTATCTGTTCTTCCTGCAGCTGTAAAAGGGAGTGCTTCAAAAGGCGGTTATCTGCTAGCAAGTGATGCAGATGCAACTTTGACATTAATGGCTTCTGGTTCAGAGGTAGAACTTGCTCTTAAGGTAAAAGAGGCGCTTAATGCAAATGGTGTAAAAGCAGATGTAGTTTCTGTTCCATGTTATGATCTCTTTATTGAGCAGGATAAAGAGTATATCGATTCAATCATCAATCCCAATACTAAAAAAATAGCAATCGAAGCTGCTCGCGGGTTAGAGTGGTACAGACTTGCCGATGAGGTGATAGGAATGGATAGATTCGGTGCCTCTGCTCCTGCTGATAAACTTTTTGAAAAATTTGGGTTTTCAGTAGAGAGTATTATCTCAAAAATCCAATAATCTTCTTGCAGGCTATAAAAATAGCCTGCAAAAATAAAAACTTTCCCTTTTTTATCTCTAAAATCTTTTATAAATTAATTCATTATGTTGTAAAAAAATAATAAATATAAAATATTTTGTTATATTTTGTTAAAATTAATGTTTTCTTTATATTTAAACAAGTAAAATTTAACAGTTTTCGTTAAAAGGAGTTAGAAATGAAGTTATTGTCACTACTGATTATTGGAGCTGCTCTATGTTTTGGAGCGGTAGATATTAACAAAGCAGATAAAGATGAGCTGATGAACATAAACGGTGTCGGTGAAGCAAAAGCAAGCGCTATTATAGAGTACAGAAAAAAGCATAACTGTTTTAGCAGTATTGAAGAGCTAAAAGAGGTCAAAGGCTTTGGCGATAAAATGTTAGAGAAAAACAGAAACAATATCACTGCAAGCAAGTGTAAAAAATAGTAATTTTTAAAGCTGCATGCATTTTTTGCTGCAGTTTTATAAAAATTTCTTTTTTAAGAAACATTCTTCTCCATACGGTTTTTTTGAATAAAATTTTTTACCGTGTTCTACAATAAGCGCATGAAACTCCTGATATATTATAATCAGCTCTTTTTTATCTTTTACACTCTCTTTTAGTGAGTTTTGCATCATAGTTTTTATCTCGCTGTATTTTGTTTTTTCATCAATCAGACCGAGTTCAAGAAGGATTCTTTTTGTATAAGCATCCACTTTAAATTCTAGTTGGTTGTAGCCATATAGAAGCATTGAATCAGCCGTCTCTTCACCGATACCTATGACATTTAAAAGAGCGTCTCTTGTCGGAACTGCTCCATTTAAACTTTTATAAAACTTGCTAAATTCCAAAATGTATCTCGCTTTTTGGTTGAAATAGCCAGAGGGTTTTATGTCTTCTTTTAGCTCATTAATATCCATAGACTCTATAGCGTCAATATTTAGAGCATTTTTTAGATGCAGATTTTCTAGTGATCTTACTACTGATGTAAATGTCGTGTTTTGGGTTAGGATGGAGCCTAAACACACCTCAAATATCTCATCGCTGTTTCTTGGAAAACTATAATCTTTTTTATGATATCCATATCCCGTAATCGGCCACCACCCTTGCGGGCCGTAAGTATTATAGAGCAGTTTGTAGATGTTGTATATTTTATTCATAGATATGTTAAAACCTTTACACCCGCAAAAATAGCACCTAGAAAAAGTATTGAGGAGATAAAAACAAGAGCGGTAACAACTTTTGGTTTACAGTCATAGAGTGAAGCAAAGTTTACATTTGCAATGGCGAGAGGCACCATAAGTTCTATAAAAATAATCCCTTTTATCATAGAGTCCAGCTCAATAAAAGAGAGAATTAAAAATGCAGCGGCTGGCAAAAAGATAAATTTTAGGCTTATAACCCATAGCGTCAATCTTTTGCTTATCTGTGTTATCTTTGTGCCATAAAGATAGATTCCAAATAAAAAGAGCTGCATAACGATAGAAGCGTAAGCCCCCATCATAAGCACTTTCATAATCTCTTCGTTTGGTTTGTAATCGTTAACGCTAAGTATAATAGCTGCAGCAGCAGCCCAGAGAATAGGAATTTTTACTATGTTTTTCAGTGAAGTTTTAACATCAAAACTTCCTCTTGAATAGTAATAAACTCCAAGAGTATAGACTACAAAAACATTCATAAGATTTATAACGGTTGTATAAGGGATAGACTCTTCGCCAAATATAGCTATATTGAGAGGTATGCCTAGATTTCCGGTATTTCCGACTATCGCTGCAACAGTTGCTATGGAGTACTCTTTTTTATCTTCAAAAATTTTTTTTGCAACAAAAGCTGAAATAATTAAAACTAAAATAACTATAAAAAGATAGATAGAGGGTGCAAAAAACAGGTTTGCATCCACAGGGCGGATAAGAAGCCCCCAAAATGTTAAAAAGATTTGTAAAAAATATACATTTATCAGTGTTACCGTTTTGTCGTCAATTCTCTCCTTAAAGCTCATCTTTGCGACAAAGCCGATAACAATAAAGATATAAATAGCTAAAATTGAAAATAGTATTGAACTCATGGAGCGATTATAGCAAATAGTGTATAATTTCCCACAAAAAAAGGCACTAATATATGCAGACAATAGAAGATATACAAAAAACTCTAAAAGAGAGTCCAGCCGTTATGCTCTATTTTTCAGCCCCGACATGCAATGTTTGCCACGCACTAAAACCAAAACTTTTAGATGCAATCCAAAGTAATTTCGGTGACTTCAAAATTATAAGTATAGATACTTCACTGGATCAGGAAGCCGCTGCTTATTTTAGAGTTTTTGCCATCCCTACCGTTTTGGTTTTTCTAGAGGGCAGAGAGTTTTTAAGAAAATCACGCCATATGAGTGTCGATGAGGTTGTTCGGGAGATAAAACGCCCTTATGAGATTATGATGAGCTAGGCTAGCGCATAAAAGCGATAAGCGAAGCGGTAACTGCGACATTTAAAGATTCTATGCCTCTATTCATTGGGATGCTGATAGAGTCATTACAGAATTTTTCAATCTCTTTTGAGACGCCTTCGCTCTCGTTTCCTAAAACAAATATGGATTTCTCATTTTTTTTCAAATCATAGATACTGTTTTTGGCATGTGAAGAGAGCAGGTAGATTTTTGCATCATGCAACTCTTTTAAAATTTCATCAAGCGTGTTGCAGTAGTAGATTGGAAGTTTAAAAAGTGTTCCCGCACTCGCTTTTATAACAAGCGGAGAGATTTTTGCACTGCTTTTTTTAGGAAGAATTATTCCATCAACATATCCGGCAGCGCATGAGCGGATAATCATCCCTAGGTTTTGAGGATTTTGGATGCCGTCAAGTGCTAAGAGTTTGAAACTTTTTAAATTTTTTATCTCATTTGCACTTTGGTATGAGGAAGCAATAATGTCAATCGCCACACCTTGGTCCTGTTTTGCATTTTTGCTGATTCTGCTGAGCGCATTTTTATCGTGATAAACTACCTCAATGCCTCTTTTTTTTGCAAGTTTTAGGATGGTTTCTACTGCGCCGTCTGGTTTATTGGAATTTGACATGTGAAGTTTGTGAATAGTGATAGTTTCATCTTGAAGAATCTCTATGACGACATTTCTGCCATAAAGCGTGATTATCTTCTCAAAATATGCTTTTTTGTTTTTGTACTCTTGTGAATCTTCCAAAATTTGCCTTTTGTTTATATTGATGCAATTTTACACTATTTATCTGTTTTATTCTCTTCATCAGAATTGTCACTCTTCTGGTGATAAAAATCTTTTGCGTTTTTTGAGAACTCCTCAAGACGAGCCATTACCATACCGTTTACGCTGGATGACGGATAGATGCCGTTTTCATCGGCTTTTCCTGCTTCTACGCCGGTTAAAATCTCTATTCCCTCATTGATAGTTTTTACTGCGTAGATCGCAAAGTTTTCTTTTTCTACTGCTTCAAGAACTTCAGTTTTAAGCATTAGATGCTTGATATTTGCTTCTGGAATAATAACGCCGTAAAATCCATTTTTGTCTCTGCGCATACAGATGTCAAAAAAGCCTTCTATCTTCTCGTTTACACCGCCTATGGGCTGGATTTCGCCAAATTGATTAACAGAACCCGTAACTGCGATGTTTTGTTTTATAGGCAGGTTTGAAAGTGATGAAAGAATAGCGTAGAGCTCTGTTGAAGATGCGCTGTCTCCATCAACTCTGCCGTAGGATTGCTCAAATACAAGTGAAGAAGATAGGCTTAAGGGTATATTTTTAGCGTATGTTGAGCCAAGATACGAACTAAGAATCATAACTCCTTTTGAGTGAAGAGGTCCGCCCAGTTCAACCTCTCGCTCAATATCTATAATCTCGCCTTTGCCGATGCGCGTTCTCGCGGTAATGCGAGATGCTATACCAAAATCGTATCCACCCATTGATATAAAACTTAGTGCATTAATCTTGCCGACTGCGCTGCCGGTTACACTAATCATTATGGTGCCTTCATCGATCTGCTCATATAGTTTTCTTTGAATACGATTAAGCCGTTCAATGCGAGTTTGAAGCACTTTATTAATATCATCTATATCTACTACAGAGCGATTCTCTTTTTTCGCCCAATAATCAGCCTCTTTTAACAGATCCGAGAGAGTTCTTAGATGTGTAGAAAATTTTGCAGAGTGTGAAACCTCTTTGGAACTCTGTTCTATAATTCTTGCAACAGCCTTAGAAGTAAGTGGAAGCAGATTATGCTTTTTTGCAATAGTTCCAATCATCCGAGCGTAGAGATAGATATTATCATTATTTCGTACAATATCATCTTCAAAATCTGCTGTTACTTTAAAAAGTTCTTGAAAATCCGGGTCATAATGATGTAAAAGATAGTATAAAATTCTCTCGCCGATAAGTACTACTTTAACATCAATAGGAATAGGTTCAGGCTCTAATGAGGTAGTGCTTATAAAAGAATACTGTTGCGCCAATGATTCAATGCGTATCTCTTTTGAACGAAGAGCACGCTTAAGCTCCTCATATGCAAAAGGCTGCATTAAAAGGTTTCTTGCATCAAGAACAAGATAACCGCCATTTGCTCTATGAAGAGCTCCCGGTTTAATCATGCTAAAATCGGTTACCAATGTACCGACCTGAGATAAATGTTCAATCTTTCCTATAAGATTTTGATGAATAGGATTGTCTTCATAAACGACTGCAGATGTAGCGTTTTCTTCATGGGTAATAAAAAGATTTACTCTATAACGAGAAAAAGATGGAGTGTATAAATCTTTCATAAAAGGCATAACCGGCATCTCATCAGGTTTTACGAGAAAATCTTGTACATGTCGAATAACATCATTTTGTAAAGCATCAAGATACTCAATGATTTTTTTAGAGTAACTGTATTTAGAACGCATTTCATCAATAAGAGATTCTACGGACTCTTGTGTTATTTTTTTCTCAAGAGATTTAAGCTCTTTTCTTTGGGCTTTGTTAAGCTCATTGACTTTATTCAATCCCTCTTTTACAATTTTTTCAAATTCATTGACTTTTTGATCAATCTTCTCTTTTTCTTCTCCCTCTATAGCGTTATATTCTGCTGCAGTAATAACCTTTCCATCTACAACAGGCGCAAAAGTGACTCTGTTTCTAGAAGAAGCGTTCATTGAGATATCATGTTTTTTTGCTTCATCCTGAAGATTTTTAAAAATTTCAGACTCTGCATCAATATACTTTTGATTAATAATTTCAAATTCATTACGATAGGCATTTCCTTCAAAAGCGGCAGGAAGTATCTCTTTTAGAAGTTCAATGAGTTCATACATATCATCTTTAAATTTTATTGCCTGACCACATGGAAATTCTATAGCGATTGGTTTTCTCGGATCTTTGAAATTATTGACATAGCACCAATCGCTGGGAGCTTTTTCTTTTATCGCTTTTTTTTGTAAAAAACTCATAACTGTTGAGTGTTTGCCGCTTCCTGAGGCTCCCATTGCAAACAAGTTGTATCCGTCTTGTTTAATATTGGCAGCAAAATCGATTGCCTCTAAAGCATTCTTTTGTCCAATGGGATCTTCTAATGGTTCAAGTTCTTCTGTAGTAGTGAATGAAAAGAGTGAAAAATCACATTTGTGATATAGCTGTGAAACAGCTAAAATAGGTGTCATAATAATTGCCTTTAAATAAGTTTGGTAAATAAAATTCTTTTAAAAAGAATCAATGTTAAATTAAACAAGCTTATTTCATGGTTAAACTAGAGTATATTAACTAAATTGATAAAAGAATACTGCTATACTATAAAAAAGAAAACTGGAGCATTTGATGGATAACAGGATTGAAGAGATCGCAGCACAGATAAAAAGCCTTGAAGATGAGCTTATGGAGGAGCTTAGAAAAAAACAAGATGAGTTTTTTTATACGCTTGAAGATAAGAAGGTAAAATTTCAAGAGAGTGTTATAAAAGAGGGAAGATCAAAAATTATAAGTTCCATAAAATACCTCTCCTCTTTTCCTGTTTTGGCAATTTTTACCATCCCCTTTATCTGGTCTATGATGATACCGGCACTTCTTGTCGATGTGTTTGTTAGCATCTTTCAAATAGTCTGTTTTCCTATATACAAAATACCTAAAGTTAAAAGAAGCGATTATGTTGTTATAGACAGATACAATCTTTTTTACTTAGACAGAGTTGAGAAGATAAATTGTTTGTATTGTGAATACTTTAACGGTGTAATAGGCTACACAAGAGAGATAGCAGCCAGAACTGAGCAGTTTTGGTGTCCCATAAAACACTCAAAACCGCAAATAGATATGCACTCCAGATATGAGAAATTTTTTGATTTTGGAGATTTTGATACATACAGAAAAGAGTTAAATAAGAGAAGATCTGATTTTAAAGATTTAGAAGAAGAGACAGAGGTGACTCAATCTTAATTAAATAAGGATGGCGGTGATATGAAGATTAGTTTTAATAGAGAATCCAGTCAGTTAAAAGACCCTGTTTGTGGTATGGATGTGTCTCGTGATTCCAGATACTATTATAATTACTCGGGGAAAGATTACTATTTTTGCAGTGAGCAGTGTCTTTTGAAGTTTAAACAAAATCCGCAAAACTATTTAAAAGAGAGTGAGTCTATCTGTAATGATAAGCAATCCTGCTCTATAGGTACTCAAATAACTCATAAAAAAGATTCTCAAGCCACTCAGTATACATGCCCCATGCATCCAGAAATAGTTCAAGATTATCCCGGAAGCTGTCCAAGATGCGGTATGGCACTTGAACCGGTTGTCGCAAAAGCAGTAGAAGAAAAAAATGAAGAACTTATAGATATGAGCCGTCGTTTTTGGGTTAGTGCCGTTCTCTCTGTTCCCGTGTTTATCTTAGCTATGAGTGTAGATATGATGCCATCACTGTTGCCTGATGGAATGAGTATGAAGATGGTTCAATGGATAGAATTTTTGCTTGCTACTCCTGTTGTTGTTTGGGGAGGTTGGCCATTTTTTGTACGAGGTTACAAATCTTTGCAAACTATGAATTTAAACATGTTTACGCTTATTGCAATTGGTATCTTTGTTGCATGGGCTTACAGTGTTGTTGCTCTGATAATGCCGCATATTTTTCCGCCTATGATGCAGATGA
Protein-coding regions in this window:
- a CDS encoding ComEA family DNA-binding protein, which translates into the protein MKLLSLLIIGAALCFGAVDINKADKDELMNINGVGEAKASAIIEYRKKHNCFSSIEELKEVKGFGDKMLEKNRNNITASKCKK
- a CDS encoding endonuclease III domain-containing protein, translated to MNKIYNIYKLLYNTYGPQGWWPITGYGYHKKDYSFPRNSDEIFEVCLGSILTQNTTFTSVVRSLENLHLKNALNIDAIESMDINELKEDIKPSGYFNQKARYILEFSKFYKSLNGAVPTRDALLNVIGIGEETADSMLLYGYNQLEFKVDAYTKRILLELGLIDEKTKYSEIKTMMQNSLKESVKDKKELIIIYQEFHALIVEHGKKFYSKKPYGEECFLKKKFL
- a CDS encoding AEC family transporter, producing MSSILFSILAIYIFIVIGFVAKMSFKERIDDKTVTLINVYFLQIFLTFWGLLIRPVDANLFFAPSIYLFIVILVLIISAFVAKKIFEDKKEYSIATVAAIVGNTGNLGIPLNIAIFGEESIPYTTVINLMNVFVVYTLGVYYYSRGSFDVKTSLKNIVKIPILWAAAAAIILSVNDYKPNEEIMKVLMMGAYASIVMQLFLFGIYLYGTKITQISKRLTLWVISLKFIFLPAAAFLILSFIELDSMIKGIIFIELMVPLAIANVNFASLYDCKPKVVTALVFISSILFLGAIFAGVKVLTYL
- a CDS encoding thioredoxin family protein, with the protein product MQTIEDIQKTLKESPAVMLYFSAPTCNVCHALKPKLLDAIQSNFGDFKIISIDTSLDQEAAAYFRVFAIPTVLVFLEGREFLRKSRHMSVDEVVREIKRPYEIMMS
- a CDS encoding TrmH family RNA methyltransferase; protein product: MEDSQEYKNKKAYFEKIITLYGRNVVIEILQDETITIHKLHMSNSNKPDGAVETILKLAKKRGIEVVYHDKNALSRISKNAKQDQGVAIDIIASSYQSANEIKNLKSFKLLALDGIQNPQNLGMIIRSCAAGYVDGIILPKKSSAKISPLVIKASAGTLFKLPIYYCNTLDEILKELHDAKIYLLSSHAKNSIYDLKKNEKSIFVLGNESEGVSKEIEKFCNDSISIPMNRGIESLNVAVTASLIAFMR
- a CDS encoding Lon protease family protein; translated protein: MTPILAVSQLYHKCDFSLFSFTTTEELEPLEDPIGQKNALEAIDFAANIKQDGYNLFAMGASGSGKHSTVMSFLQKKAIKEKAPSDWCYVNNFKDPRKPIAIEFPCGQAIKFKDDMYELIELLKEILPAAFEGNAYRNEFEIINQKYIDAESEIFKNLQDEAKKHDISMNASSRNRVTFAPVVDGKVITAAEYNAIEGEEKEKIDQKVNEFEKIVKEGLNKVNELNKAQRKELKSLEKKITQESVESLIDEMRSKYSYSKKIIEYLDALQNDVIRHVQDFLVKPDEMPVMPFMKDLYTPSFSRYRVNLFITHEENATSAVVYEDNPIHQNLIGKIEHLSQVGTLVTDFSMIKPGALHRANGGYLVLDARNLLMQPFAYEELKRALRSKEIRIESLAQQYSFISTTSLEPEPIPIDVKVVLIGERILYYLLHHYDPDFQELFKVTADFEDDIVRNNDNIYLYARMIGTIAKKHNLLPLTSKAVARIIEQSSKEVSHSAKFSTHLRTLSDLLKEADYWAKKENRSVVDIDDINKVLQTRIERLNRIQRKLYEQIDEGTIMISVTGSAVGKINALSFISMGGYDFGIASRITARTRIGKGEIIDIEREVELGGPLHSKGVMILSSYLGSTYAKNIPLSLSSSLVFEQSYGRVDGDSASSTELYAILSSLSNLPIKQNIAVTGSVNQFGEIQPIGGVNEKIEGFFDICMRRDKNGFYGVIIPEANIKHLMLKTEVLEAVEKENFAIYAVKTINEGIEILTGVEAGKADENGIYPSSSVNGMVMARLEEFSKNAKDFYHQKSDNSDEENKTDK